AATATCATCAATTCATTGTTTGCTGGGATGTCAAAGTTTTGATATGTGCCTATGCACAGAAATCAATGATAAGTCCCTTCATTTTCGTCTGTTTAGTCCCCATTGAAACATGGTACACTGATAGGGAACACTGGAAAGTTGCCTAATATGCTTGCAAATACCAGTTGCCTTTAACTTCTTTCACCAAAGGTTCTTGTTGAAACTGATTCAGCATAACCAATCAAATCAAGAGAaagttgacctctgacctggAGCACCATGACACCAATGTACAAGTTCATGTTCAGCTGGTCTTCTTGACTGAGTCTCATCCACAGCAGGTGCATAGTTACCCTCCGGGGTCTCAATGGACAGAAAATAATCTACAGAGTCTTTGATGTCTCTCTCGATGGTGGCATCTGATTTGAAAAACTCTGGAAATGACAGCAATATCTGCAGAATTGCTGACAAACCGTGCGCTGCACCTAAAGTATTGTAATGAATATTAGGATAAGAATTTCAATTTAGACACCTTCATATCATAGCACCAGAAAGGCAACTTCCCCTTAAAGTACAGATTTATCAAAGCCATTCCTCTATGCAAATGTTTTGCAAGACAAAGTTGAAAGTCAAGGCACATTTGACAGCTTATTTGTCAATTCCATTGATAATCTTTCAGATATCAtgaacccttatcctgccaagttcatatgtcaccatcaaGTCAAGTTGGTTTAAACTAGAGAAGCATAACATGTTCCATATGTTGCATTCTAAcaaaaaacatttaaacatttgaaggcccttCAAAAACATAGATACCTGATTTTTACCCCAGGATTTTTACCGACTAAAGCTTCTATAATACACCAAGTCAAGTTGGTGAAATATAtcgtgttttggctcaatactgctttttactgacttggtagATGGGGAAgagatactgtctggcaggagaAGGGTTAAAgtctgaaatatttatttatgagaTTGAAATACAATATAACAAATTTGAGGAATTAATCATTGCggaaaatgacaaaatctaAGGGTGAAAAAAAGTTGTAATACAACAAAACTTCGAACCTGAATTACATGTGAATTTACAATACATATtataaatctgtgcattataatataaaacaaatatagtttattggttttatagctatttttaattattattatgattattattttaCCATACTGTATCCACAGATGATaagttgaataaaattattattaatacCTAAATATTCTGTCTTGTAATATGCATACATTAATGGAGCTGGTGAACGATGGCGTCTTGAATATTCTCTTCCAGATGATACTATACTGTTACACAGTGAATGGATGGTCTCTTTACTCAGCACCTGTCATGAAGAAAAAAGTATTATACCCAACTTATTATGATTGGAGTTTGTGGTTCTAATTCATGCAAGACTCTGCTGTTACCATTcgacaaatgactttcatcaCTGTAATAAATAGTGCTAAGTGACCAATAAGTGTTCTCTACAGCCTTGTAAAAGATGggcaaccaaccaatcaatctacataacaatgtataatttgcaaatttcccACTGACATTTACTGTGGTAATAAACACGCTGGTGAACACAAGTGCACTGATACAACCTGAGACCTCCTCCTTGAAGAATTTGTGGAGGGGGCATTTGGTTCTGATTTTGAGAGAACCATGATAAattgtgtaaattatgcaaattaaggctTATCAAGGTATTAACACATTAAGGTTAACTGTTGTGTCAAATATTAAATCAAAAACAGCCTGATTTTCTTGTTTGTGTGGGAAATGTTATACCATTATATGCCAATGCCACAAGCTTTAACTGATCATTCACATTTTATTCATAGAGTTCAGACACCGTTTTGTAATGTCGAGGCAAAGTCTGTGATGTTACTTGATGGGCACTAATCATGGTCTTGAATCTATATCAATACTCTCTGTATGTCACTATCTCAAGATCTCAATCTAGGGAACATTTGGCCAAATTTGTGATTATTTTAAGGAGGATTTAGATGGGGGGATTACACTATAAAAACACTGATTTCTTCATTCTTTGTACTATCTGTACACATTTCTTCTGCAGCAACCCAACAGCATATTAGTATGAGCTCAGTCTAACCTCTGACAAAGCAGTGTTTTTATCAAGGGCAGCACCAATGTATTTTACTGAGGTTCCTCATAGTTTATCAATGAAATCATATATGGGGAAATTAGAAATCATCCTTGGGTTAGAAAACCACGTACCTATATTCAAAACCCTTAGCAAAGGTAGTTGAAAAGTGTGAACTTTGACATTGAAAACTAGTGGAAGTTGGGTACTACCAAAGGTTGTGCTAATAGCTGTCGACAAACACTTACCTGAACACCAAGAGCTTTGTTGAGAGCAAGAACACCACAAAGGTAGCCTGCACGCCCTACAAACAACTCATCTGAACCACACTGCAGAAAATGAACTGGCTGACAAATACTTGCAGCATCACTGTACCTGTAACAAAGGCATACTTGTAGAAAGATTAAACTCCTACAATTAGGCCTAcaataatatttttgtgaaactaATAATCTGGTGTATTAATTGAAGGACATGTAATCATGTAAACATTAAAATAGCACCCAAAACAGTAGAATTTTCTCATTGGATTTGTACCTGAGTAAATCATGATGATGAAAAGTACTGAACATTAAAGTTTTCAACGATTTTGGTAAATTACTTTTCACTTGTACCTTACACATCAGTTGAACGACCATCTGATGGAATTTGCAAAAACCATAGCACAACAGCATTGCCACAACAGCGTCCACAAAAGAAATagcatgacccccccccccccccccccccaaaagaaaatgacaatgtgCCACAAGGAAGAAAGGCCGAGCTACAGGTTTTCAAGCAAATAAAAACGccaaaaaatatgtcaaatcaCAATCTGGTGGGGGCGCTCTTCAAAGTGGGCATCCATATTTCGGCATGGCCGAGCTTCTGGAGTTTCTACATCAATCTGCGATTGAATTCGTTCATTAACGATTTTAAAGGTTGGAATAAGACTAAATGTGAAAGTTTCTCTTACGATTTCAAATACTCTGCCGTCTTCTTTTCGTCTCcagtaattttgctgatcaATGCTCCGGCAACGTTCACGCCGCCAATACCCAGCAGAAACCCTGGCTGGTCGGACTGACGCTGTCTGGTTTTCTTCAAATACGTGCTATGAGCTGCAAAATATTCTTGTGCACGAGCTAAGTATTCTTGATTCTCGCTGGGGAAATTGCCAGAATGCACAAGAAGATACAGAGCGTAGGCAACCCCAGCAGGGCCGACGTAGAGGCCGCCATCACAATTCGTGAAGTCTGCTGGAAGCTCTCGAATGATCTGCTGAGCTAGCGCTTTTGTCCGCTCAGCGATCGCCTCCTTTGGAACATGGACGGCCGATCCCGGCACGAAATCGGCCAACCTGTTGACGAAGTAACGCATTTCTCAGCAATGTAGAGTATAATGCATCCAGTCACTTCGAAAGCTTCGTGACAGAATGCCCATGCATGCCTTGCAGTTGGCTGCATGCACCTTTTGCAGGTCGTCAGTAAAATGGCGTTGGCAGGGGGTGCTACGCCTGTATTGTTTTCCAGGCAAGTTAAAATCAGTGTGTagagagtaaaaaaaaaaactggtgTTTTggcttgtggagggaccgtggttacgCTACGGACTAAAATGTCATCAAGAATACCAGAATATTTCACTTTGACTCATAAGtctttatgaaaatgtttctaTTGACGAATAACGATGAAAACAACAGAAttccataaaataaaataagcagGCCGTAGACTAGACTGAGAGAACAGGCTTAACAGTGACACATCCATGATCACACAAGTACAACCGCAAATCTCCCTGAAGAACTTTAATAGGCCGTAAAGGTAAAAAGAATATTACTTCTATAAACATACTCAAACGAGACCGAGGTAACAAATGGAAAGTTGTTCAGAAGTTCAAAGTAAAGTATGACAGAACTACGCATAGTTTGCCTGTGAAGGACATTTTGCAGTTTATTTCTGTCAAATTGCAAGATAGCgttttcaccagacctttaaaacATCGTCGTTTCGAAAAGAAGAGAAGATGAACGTTTGGTTCCATTCTAGGAAAACGGCCGATTGAAAGATGGGTACTCTATTATCTCCAACCCTAACACAGCTGCCAGTGTGGTTTTAAGTCTGAGATAGCGAAGCACGTGGTGGTACACCCCAATGGATTTTTCAGTCaagcaaaaaatcattttaacaaaatacgACTGAAGTATATCATGTGCAACTGTGCGGATAAAGAGGCTGTGGTCTGTTAGTAGTCGTTAGGAAGATACAATCAAGGCAAGGCTATAATTTTACCTCCCTGGTCATACTCAGCGTGTATATGAAAACGTCTCAACATTGTGTGTCATAAAAATCTTATCTCAATGCCGATAAAATCATGTTGTCAGAGACTTACCTTGGCCGAACACTGTATTGTTTATCAGAGGTCAAGATTGTGAGATTAGACAGGTTAAGTACGATGGctgtgaaaaaaacatcaacatctgtttacatatttttacatatacttcaaaagtcaaaagatataaataataaaaagatAAAACTTGCAAAAGTGAGAAGTCTGCTTTCGGGGTTTTTTCCTAAACTATCGAAGGAATACTTTGcttcactattttttttttattttttattttttaaatttaatctcgaaccaacaggttgccccaataacaggttcgtttgaaaataaaaatataatacaaaaacgaaaagtatataacagttacaacgtaaacaaacaggAGAATTCACGTaagaaaaaaccaaaaaacagaaattcatccagataaaagtaattattcagaaaaaaggatcttacataatccatgacgaaaattactgaagttattaaaaatatctaaattttgcttgttacagatagaattaaaatatgtctgagatcgtgataaaaatgagtgtttcaagatattcgtacgtgctgacactggtctaaaaagaacagcacgACGCAATGTAAAAGCGAACGTACATATTGCATGTGAGACACCAACTTCATCCGTACACTCTTGTCAAAAACTTACTTGCCTTGATAAAAAATGAAGTTCTTATTACTTT
This genomic window from Ptychodera flava strain L36383 chromosome 10, AS_Pfla_20210202, whole genome shotgun sequence contains:
- the LOC139142767 gene encoding lanC-like protein 3; the protein is MRYFVNRLADFVPGSAVHVPKEAIAERTKALAQQIIRELPADFTNCDGGLYVGPAGVAYALYLLVHSGNFPSENQEYLARAQEYFAAHSTYLKKTRQRQSDQPGFLLGIGGVNVAGALISKITGDEKKTAEYLKSYSDAASICQPVHFLQCGSDELFVGRAGYLCGVLALNKALGVQVLSKETIHSLCNSIVSSGREYSRRHRSPAPLMYAYYKTEYLGAAHGLSAILQILLSFPEFFKSDATIERDIKDSVDYFLSIETPEGNYAPAVDETQSRRPAEHELVHWCHGAPGVVYMMAKAYLTWKEEKYLQACLRCGQLTWQKGLLRKGPGICHGIAGSGYVFLLLYRLTGDPKHLHRALQFAEFIYTEEFQKSSRRPDCPYSLYEGLAGTLCFLGDLLQPEKASFPFFEVF